A single Corticium candelabrum chromosome 12, ooCorCand1.1, whole genome shotgun sequence DNA region contains:
- the LOC134188378 gene encoding uncharacterized protein LOC134188378: MQLLRKREVDQKRKKKVTYDKRHKVQHLPLLKAGDSVWISDKTTTGTVLGETYPRSYLISTPKGILRRNRNHIRIESEEERKMEGSEEERKMEGSEERIERRSEPEREQRTNLESNVREEDHQPCHQYVGNQGKTSQNTSEMQRNERENTLETQRDLVATQDDKDDHRTIRTRSGRQVRKPNRLDL; the protein is encoded by the coding sequence ATGCAACTTTTGAGGAAGAGAGAAGTAGatcagaagagaaagaagaaagtCACCTATGACAAACGTCATAAAGTGCAACATCTTCCTTTATTAAAAGCGGGAGATTCAGTATGGATTTCTGACAAAACAACAACGGGTACTGTTCTAGGAGAAACGTATCCAAGATCGTATCTTATTTCTACTCCGAAAGGAATTCTTCGTAGAAATAGGAATCATATCAGAATTGAAAgtgaagaagagagaaagatgGAAGGAAgtgaagaagagagaaagatgGAAGGAAGTGAAGAAAGAATTGAGAGAAGATCAGAGCCAGAGAGAGAACAAAGGACGAACTTAGAGTCAAATGTGAGAGAGGAAGATCATCAACCATGTCATCAATATGTTGGTAATCAAGGTAAAACGAGTCAGAATACTTCTGAGATGCAAAGAAATGAGAGAGAAAATACATTGGAGACTCAGAGAGATCTGGTGGCGACTCAAGATGATAAAGATGATCATAGAACGATTAGAACTCGGTCTGGGAGACAAGTTAGGAAACCAAACAGGTTGGATCTTTGA